Proteins encoded within one genomic window of Bacillus sp. 1NLA3E:
- a CDS encoding amidohydrolase — protein sequence MNILLKNSQVYPITSPPLQTGDVLIKDGKISKIGKNLPSDSNTKMIDCSNGYLLPGFIDVHTHLGLYDEGTGWAGNDANETIEPLSPHIRAIDGVYPLDPAFSDAISHGITTVHVMPGSSNVIGGTTSVIKTTGNNIQKMIIQETAGLKIAFGENPKRIHSHGSSESITRMGIMGMLREAFYNAQRTEIPESLRMDPLVKALKREIPVRIHAHRADDILSAVRLSKEFNLDLRIEHCTEGHLIASELADLNLKVSVGPTLTRRSKVELKNKTWKTYQELSNHGIEVSITTDHPYIPIQYLNVCAALAVREGLSEQKALEGITINPARNLRIDDQLGSIEVGKDADLVLWSHHPFHYIAKPKWTMIHGVFVKINK from the coding sequence ATGAATATATTATTAAAAAATTCACAAGTGTACCCAATCACTTCTCCCCCTCTTCAGACAGGAGATGTGCTGATAAAAGATGGTAAAATCAGTAAGATTGGCAAAAATCTCCCCTCTGATTCAAACACAAAAATGATTGATTGTTCCAACGGTTATTTATTACCTGGGTTTATTGATGTTCATACCCACCTTGGCTTATATGACGAAGGAACTGGCTGGGCTGGAAATGATGCGAATGAGACGATTGAACCACTTAGTCCTCATATTCGAGCAATTGATGGAGTCTATCCACTTGATCCTGCCTTTTCTGATGCAATTAGCCACGGAATTACAACGGTTCATGTCATGCCGGGAAGTTCAAATGTAATTGGAGGAACCACATCAGTTATTAAAACAACAGGGAATAATATACAAAAAATGATTATACAGGAAACAGCTGGTTTGAAAATTGCTTTTGGGGAAAATCCAAAAAGAATTCATAGTCATGGGTCGTCGGAATCAATTACGCGGATGGGAATCATGGGAATGCTTAGAGAGGCCTTCTATAATGCCCAACGTACTGAAATTCCAGAATCTTTAAGAATGGATCCATTGGTCAAAGCCTTGAAAAGGGAAATACCTGTCCGAATCCATGCGCACCGAGCAGATGATATTTTATCGGCTGTAAGACTATCGAAAGAATTTAATCTTGACCTTCGAATTGAACATTGCACCGAAGGCCACCTGATAGCATCTGAATTAGCAGATCTAAATTTGAAGGTATCGGTAGGACCCACTTTGACACGGCGATCGAAGGTTGAATTGAAAAATAAAACTTGGAAAACCTATCAAGAACTATCAAACCATGGAATTGAAGTTTCGATCACAACGGATCACCCATATATTCCTATCCAATATTTAAATGTATGTGCAGCCTTAGCTGTGCGGGAGGGTCTTTCAGAACAAAAAGCCCTCGAAGGGATCACCATAAATCCGGCTAGAAATCTTAGAATCGACGACCAACTAGGAAGTATCGAAGTGGGTAAGGACGCTGACCTTGTCCTCTGGAGCCATCATCCATTTCATTATATAGCCAAACCAAAATGGACCATGATCCATGGGGTATTTGTCAAAATAAACAAGTGA
- a CDS encoding spore germination protein, translating to MPYQINIFSIKTNGMTSNANVDIGPTVHNSHTSNYKTVGSNIAYGDISSSNAVSTNGVADLDVSDQDQIANPSLPMVNQL from the coding sequence ATGCCCTATCAAATTAATATATTTAGCATAAAAACAAACGGAATGACCAGTAATGCCAATGTGGATATTGGCCCTACCGTTCATAATAGCCACACCTCAAACTATAAAACAGTTGGTTCGAATATTGCCTATGGGGATATTTCCTCAAGTAACGCTGTGTCAACAAATGGCGTTGCTGATTTAGATGTTAGTGACCAAGACCAAATTGCTAATCCTTCTTTACCAATGGTAAACCAACTGTAA
- a CDS encoding spore germination protein — MQTVINIFNLKINSISNNGSLNIGEALHNSPTANTKSQGHNASFGDFAPPTAAMENVFIDPDMNDQGDIANPANVISNQI; from the coding sequence ATGCAGACAGTAATTAATATCTTTAACTTAAAAATCAACAGTATTTCTAACAATGGCTCACTTAATATCGGAGAGGCATTACACAATTCACCAACTGCAAACACAAAATCACAAGGTCACAACGCATCCTTCGGAGATTTTGCTCCTCCGACAGCCGCTATGGAAAACGTCTTTATTGATCCAGACATGAATGATCAGGGCGATATCGCAAACCCTGCCAATGTCATTTCAAATCAAATATAA
- a CDS encoding GNAT family N-acetyltransferase, whose translation MQLKKRELHDCHTLYDLMTHPEVFPFVRQKANCYDEFLFVTKQTIEAEEQGELISRTILDEWGAPIGTINLYDIQDKAGFLGTWLGKPYHGKGYNKPAKDAFFEELFFELEIEKIFMRIRKENIRSIKAAEKLPYVIKANESRKSLYDQLNAQGDIYDLYEISKDHYTLHVLRTTPHLQESSQLLEA comes from the coding sequence ATGCAACTCAAGAAACGTGAACTCCACGATTGTCATACTTTGTATGATCTAATGACGCACCCAGAAGTCTTCCCATTTGTGCGTCAAAAGGCCAATTGCTACGATGAGTTCTTGTTTGTAACAAAGCAAACAATCGAAGCTGAAGAGCAAGGTGAATTAATTTCACGCACAATTCTTGATGAGTGGGGCGCTCCAATTGGGACGATTAACTTGTATGACATTCAGGACAAAGCTGGTTTTCTAGGAACTTGGCTTGGTAAGCCTTATCACGGAAAGGGATATAATAAACCTGCGAAAGATGCCTTCTTCGAAGAACTTTTCTTTGAACTGGAAATTGAGAAAATTTTCATGCGCATTAGAAAAGAAAACATTCGATCCATCAAAGCAGCAGAAAAACTCCCCTATGTTATAAAGGCCAACGAATCAAGAAAATCCTTATATGATCAGCTAAATGCCCAAGGGGATATTTATGATCTGTATGAAATTTCAAAGGATCATTATACTCTCCATGTCTTAAGAACCACTCCACATCTCCAAGAATCGTCACAATTGCTTGAAGCCTAG
- a CDS encoding MATE family efflux transporter, whose product MYNKIKKSEKLKLLLTIFIPILISQVGLMMMNFFDTTMSGHYSSVDLAGVAIGSSLWVPVFTGLTGMLAVTPIIAQLVGAKNKEKVAFSVIQGIYLAVLLAIIVIILGSFILVPVLNSMKLDNEVESISQNYLIALSYGMIPLFIFNVLRSFIDALGKTRVSMIITICSLPINIIFNYLLIYGKFGFPELGGVGTGYATAITYWIITIIAAAIIHTQRPFLSYGIFKSFYAVSINKWKEILKIGIPIGLSIFFETSIFSAVTILMSDFNTVTIASHQSAMNFASFIYMIPLSISMALTIVVGFEVGSKRFQDAREYSFIGVAIAVAMAFFSGIILLLFRHEIAGIYTDDPSVQKLTAHFLLYALFFQLSDAIQAPVQGALRGYKDVNITFIMALVSYWAVGLPFGYFLANFTAWGPYGYWVGLITGLAVGAICLTVRLVSIQKHQYQNIKKDHLI is encoded by the coding sequence ATGTACAATAAAATAAAGAAGTCCGAGAAACTTAAGTTATTATTAACTATTTTCATTCCAATTTTGATTTCCCAGGTTGGACTTATGATGATGAATTTTTTTGACACAACCATGTCGGGGCATTACAGTTCTGTTGATCTAGCTGGTGTTGCAATAGGTTCTTCTTTATGGGTACCTGTTTTTACTGGACTCACTGGGATGCTTGCTGTAACTCCAATCATTGCGCAACTTGTTGGAGCAAAGAACAAAGAAAAAGTAGCTTTTTCAGTAATACAAGGGATCTATTTAGCTGTTTTGTTAGCTATTATTGTCATTATTCTTGGATCTTTTATTCTTGTACCCGTGTTAAATAGTATGAAATTAGATAATGAAGTTGAATCCATTTCTCAAAATTACTTAATTGCTTTAAGCTATGGAATGATTCCACTGTTTATTTTCAATGTGCTCCGTTCATTTATTGATGCACTTGGTAAAACACGGGTTTCAATGATCATTACAATTTGTTCCTTACCGATTAATATCATTTTTAATTATTTACTCATTTATGGAAAATTCGGATTTCCAGAACTTGGCGGGGTCGGGACCGGATATGCAACGGCCATCACTTATTGGATTATTACTATTATTGCAGCAGCCATCATCCATACTCAGCGGCCTTTCCTATCCTATGGTATATTTAAAAGTTTTTATGCTGTTTCCATTAATAAGTGGAAAGAAATATTAAAAATTGGGATACCAATTGGCTTGTCGATCTTTTTTGAAACAAGTATATTTTCAGCCGTTACTATATTAATGAGTGATTTTAATACTGTAACAATTGCTTCTCATCAATCAGCCATGAATTTTGCATCATTCATTTACATGATACCGCTTAGTATCTCAATGGCTTTGACTATTGTGGTTGGATTTGAGGTTGGATCTAAGCGTTTTCAGGATGCTCGTGAATACAGTTTCATTGGAGTGGCAATAGCTGTTGCGATGGCATTTTTTTCCGGGATTATATTGTTACTTTTCAGACATGAAATCGCTGGGATCTATACTGATGACCCATCCGTTCAAAAACTAACTGCTCACTTTCTCCTGTACGCCCTTTTCTTTCAGCTTTCTGATGCAATCCAGGCACCCGTTCAAGGGGCACTAAGGGGCTACAAGGACGTTAATATAACTTTTATCATGGCACTTGTATCCTACTGGGCAGTCGGCCTTCCTTTTGGTTATTTTTTGGCAAACTTCACAGCTTGGGGACCCTATGGGTACTGGGTCGGATTAATAACCGGATTAGCTGTTGGAGCCATTTGTTTAACGGTTCGCCTCGTTTCAATTCAAAAGCATCAATATCAAAACATAAAAAAGGATCATCTTATTTAA
- a CDS encoding undecaprenyl-diphosphate phosphatase, with amino-acid sequence MSMFEALILGIIQGLTEFLPISSSGHLYLGRHLFHLDEAGLFLDTMLHVGTLLAVVIVYKQELFDIIKHPFRKHSLLLVVGTIPAVLVGLLLNDLFESISKTGKTIGWEFLLTGGILWMADGVKSGAKKMNNIGYGDALLIGTFQAAAIFPAISRSGLTIAAGLFRKLDRETAAYFSFLLSIPAIAGGIVLQFLKMSEQTIEAVSFGSLFIATLSSALFGYMAVVGMIQFLKKKSLKIFAIYVWILGSTIIILQWKGIF; translated from the coding sequence ATGTCGATGTTTGAAGCTTTAATTCTTGGAATCATACAAGGTTTAACGGAGTTTTTACCCATCTCAAGCTCCGGGCATTTATATTTGGGAAGACATCTATTCCACCTCGATGAAGCGGGCTTATTCCTTGATACGATGCTTCATGTTGGGACATTACTGGCTGTTGTTATCGTATACAAACAAGAATTGTTCGATATAATAAAACATCCTTTTAGAAAACACTCGCTATTGTTAGTGGTTGGGACAATCCCTGCCGTATTAGTAGGCTTGCTCTTAAACGATTTGTTTGAATCAATATCAAAAACTGGCAAAACGATTGGTTGGGAGTTTTTACTCACAGGTGGGATCCTCTGGATGGCAGATGGGGTTAAATCGGGCGCTAAGAAAATGAACAACATCGGATATGGGGATGCACTTTTGATTGGCACATTTCAAGCAGCAGCCATTTTCCCCGCTATTTCTCGCTCCGGACTTACCATTGCGGCTGGTCTTTTCCGCAAACTGGATCGAGAAACTGCGGCCTATTTTTCTTTTTTACTATCGATCCCGGCAATTGCAGGAGGTATCGTTCTCCAATTTTTAAAAATGTCTGAACAGACCATTGAAGCAGTATCCTTCGGTAGTCTATTTATCGCGACCTTATCTTCTGCCCTATTTGGCTATATGGCGGTTGTCGGGATGATCCAATTTTTAAAAAAGAAATCTTTAAAAATATTTGCCATTTACGTTTGGATTTTGGGCTCAACTATCATTATTTTACAATGGAAAGGGATTTTTTAA